In a single window of the Littorina saxatilis isolate snail1 linkage group LG3, US_GU_Lsax_2.0, whole genome shotgun sequence genome:
- the LOC138962294 gene encoding sialate O-acetylesterase-like isoform X1, which produces MSYSVERAYTYGQSSNHLCLRESTAAVRMKYYLCVLVVLAVSCAVNMATAKAHGALKLASYYSDHMVLQRGPQQAVLWGNADTEGDTVTAQVIGQGSAATSKVQNGKWKLKLPAITNPGPFTVDVKSRDGHVTLHDVLFGDVWLCSGQSNMEFEMKKVMNTSTEIQKGVTLKTIRYMKTQWAKSNTPVEDLQIGQPWTVPTEATLKEFSAVCYLYAEYLQSHLNYPIGLIGSYWGGTPIEAWSPPEAIRSCPVVTHGTEPDCCPHAPQILWNAKIYALRAMTIYGAVWYQGETNADHTTEYNCQQKAMIREWRAQFNRESMGQTRADFPFGYVQLGAIDDKGYVGGFPALRWSQTANHGYSPNSDQHNVFMAVAMDLPDFTSPHGAIHPRYKQEVAQRLVMSALNVAYGHKGVKFQGPFPTKILTSSSGNSLTIEFDAGSAQLDIRNTHGFEICCSGGCNMFNNAVAAPITAHSQSSVTVDSSGCGSQHVQVVRYAWRTSPCHLLQCAVYDSITGLPAPTFYLTVPEGGGLIG; this is translated from the exons ATGTCGTATTCTGTGGAACGCGCATACACTTACGGGCAAAGCAGTAACCATCTTTGTTTGAGAG AAAGTACAGCAGCTGTCAGGATGAAGTATTACCTGTGTGTCCTCGTGGTTCTGGCTGTCAGCTGCGCTGTTAATATGGCAACGGCAAAAG CTCATGGCGCCCTCAAGCTGGCCAGCTACTACAGTGACCACATGGTTCTACAGCGAGGACCGCAGCAAGCCGTCCTGTGGGGCAATGCAGACACAGAGGGCGACACCGTCACCGCTCAGGTCATAGGTCAGGGGTCAGCTGCAACTTCCAAAGTTCAGAACGGAAAATGGAAACTCAAGTTGCCCGCCATTACAAATCCGGGTCCTTTCACCGTTGACGTCAAGTCCCGTGACGGTCACGTGACGCTGCATGATGTTTTGTTCGGGGATGTGTGGTTGTGCTCTGGGCAGAGCAACATGGAGTTTGAGATGAAAAAG GTGATGAATACCAGCACAGAGATTCAAAAGGGCGTGACGTTGAAGACGATTCGCTACATGAAAACTCAGTGGGCCAAGTCGAACACACCCGTCGAGGATCTTCAGATTGGACAACCGTGGACAGTACCCACTGAAG CCACACTGAAAGAATTCTCAGCAGTGTGTTACCTGTACGCGGAGTACCTGCAATCTCACCTGAACTACCCGATAGGACTGATCGGTTCTTACTGGGGTGGCACACCCATCGAAGCCTGGTCGCCTCCTGAAGCCATCCGCTCCTGTCCGGTCGTTACTCACGGCACCGAACC AGATTGCTGCCCTCATGCACCTCAAATTCTGTGGAACGCCAAGATATATGCGCTTCGTGCCATGACCATATATGGAGCCGTCTGGTATCAGG GTGAAACCAACGCGGACCACACAACAGAGTATAACTGCCAGCAGAAAGCCATGATCAGGGAGTGGAGAGCTCAGTTCAACAGGGAATCCATGGGACAAACACGAGCTGATTTCCCCTTTGGTTATGTTCAG CTGGGAGCCATTGATGATAAGGGCTACGTGGGAGGCTTCCCGGCACTGCGCTGGTCCCAGACAGCCAACCACGGCTACAGCCCCAACAGCGACCAGCACAACGTCTTCATGGCAGTGGCCATGGATCTCCCCGACTTCACGTCTCCCCATGGCGC CATCCACCCTCGCTACAAGCAGGAGGTAGCCCAGCGGTTAGTGATGAGTGCCCTGAACGTGGCGTACGGCCACAAGGGGGTCAAATTCCAGGGGCCTTTCCCTACCAAGATCTTAACCTCTAGCTCTGGGAACAGCCTGACCATTGAGTTCGACGCCGGTTCTGCTCAACTGGACATTCGCAACACTCATGGTTTTGAg ATCTGCTGTAGCGGCGGCTGCAACATGTTCAACAACGCAGTAGCCGCGCCCATCACAGCACACAGCCAGTCCAGCGTGACAGTGGACAGCAGCGGGTGTGGGTCGCAGCACGTGCAGGTCGTGCGTTACGCGTGGAGGACCAGCCCCTGTCACCTGTTGCAGTGCGCTGTCTACGACTCCATCACCGGCCTCCCCGCGCCCACCTTCTACCTCACCGTGCCTGAAGGAGGAGGGCTCATTGGCTGA
- the LOC138962294 gene encoding sialate O-acetylesterase-like isoform X2, with product MAALVFLACVGIIFGHAHGALKLASYYSDHMVLQRGPQQAVLWGNADTEGDTVTAQVIGQGSAATSKVQNGKWKLKLPAITNPGPFTVDVKSRDGHVTLHDVLFGDVWLCSGQSNMEFEMKKVMNTSTEIQKGVTLKTIRYMKTQWAKSNTPVEDLQIGQPWTVPTEATLKEFSAVCYLYAEYLQSHLNYPIGLIGSYWGGTPIEAWSPPEAIRSCPVVTHGTEPDCCPHAPQILWNAKIYALRAMTIYGAVWYQGETNADHTTEYNCQQKAMIREWRAQFNRESMGQTRADFPFGYVQLGAIDDKGYVGGFPALRWSQTANHGYSPNSDQHNVFMAVAMDLPDFTSPHGAIHPRYKQEVAQRLVMSALNVAYGHKGVKFQGPFPTKILTSSSGNSLTIEFDAGSAQLDIRNTHGFEICCSGGCNMFNNAVAAPITAHSQSSVTVDSSGCGSQHVQVVRYAWRTSPCHLLQCAVYDSITGLPAPTFYLTVPEGGGLIG from the exons ATGGCGGCCTTGGTGTTCCTGGCATGTGTGGGAATAATCTTTGGGCACG CTCATGGCGCCCTCAAGCTGGCCAGCTACTACAGTGACCACATGGTTCTACAGCGAGGACCGCAGCAAGCCGTCCTGTGGGGCAATGCAGACACAGAGGGCGACACCGTCACCGCTCAGGTCATAGGTCAGGGGTCAGCTGCAACTTCCAAAGTTCAGAACGGAAAATGGAAACTCAAGTTGCCCGCCATTACAAATCCGGGTCCTTTCACCGTTGACGTCAAGTCCCGTGACGGTCACGTGACGCTGCATGATGTTTTGTTCGGGGATGTGTGGTTGTGCTCTGGGCAGAGCAACATGGAGTTTGAGATGAAAAAG GTGATGAATACCAGCACAGAGATTCAAAAGGGCGTGACGTTGAAGACGATTCGCTACATGAAAACTCAGTGGGCCAAGTCGAACACACCCGTCGAGGATCTTCAGATTGGACAACCGTGGACAGTACCCACTGAAG CCACACTGAAAGAATTCTCAGCAGTGTGTTACCTGTACGCGGAGTACCTGCAATCTCACCTGAACTACCCGATAGGACTGATCGGTTCTTACTGGGGTGGCACACCCATCGAAGCCTGGTCGCCTCCTGAAGCCATCCGCTCCTGTCCGGTCGTTACTCACGGCACCGAACC AGATTGCTGCCCTCATGCACCTCAAATTCTGTGGAACGCCAAGATATATGCGCTTCGTGCCATGACCATATATGGAGCCGTCTGGTATCAGG GTGAAACCAACGCGGACCACACAACAGAGTATAACTGCCAGCAGAAAGCCATGATCAGGGAGTGGAGAGCTCAGTTCAACAGGGAATCCATGGGACAAACACGAGCTGATTTCCCCTTTGGTTATGTTCAG CTGGGAGCCATTGATGATAAGGGCTACGTGGGAGGCTTCCCGGCACTGCGCTGGTCCCAGACAGCCAACCACGGCTACAGCCCCAACAGCGACCAGCACAACGTCTTCATGGCAGTGGCCATGGATCTCCCCGACTTCACGTCTCCCCATGGCGC CATCCACCCTCGCTACAAGCAGGAGGTAGCCCAGCGGTTAGTGATGAGTGCCCTGAACGTGGCGTACGGCCACAAGGGGGTCAAATTCCAGGGGCCTTTCCCTACCAAGATCTTAACCTCTAGCTCTGGGAACAGCCTGACCATTGAGTTCGACGCCGGTTCTGCTCAACTGGACATTCGCAACACTCATGGTTTTGAg ATCTGCTGTAGCGGCGGCTGCAACATGTTCAACAACGCAGTAGCCGCGCCCATCACAGCACACAGCCAGTCCAGCGTGACAGTGGACAGCAGCGGGTGTGGGTCGCAGCACGTGCAGGTCGTGCGTTACGCGTGGAGGACCAGCCCCTGTCACCTGTTGCAGTGCGCTGTCTACGACTCCATCACCGGCCTCCCCGCGCCCACCTTCTACCTCACCGTGCCTGAAGGAGGAGGGCTCATTGGCTGA
- the LOC138962296 gene encoding sialate O-acetylesterase-like, translating into MYYLRPHKMVKTSTFCVLLILSLYTLQAHGALKLASYYRDHMVLQRGPQQAVLWGNADTEGDTVTAQVIGQGSAVNTTVQNGNWKLKLPAIKDPGPFVVNVISGDGGHVTLNDVLFGDVWFCSGQSNMELDMNQILNSAYEIQKGIEKKNIRLLKVAHVNSTSPQYDTKYYIRWTVPNKQYLPQFSAVCFLFAEYLQSHLNYPIGLVDSAWGGTSIEAWSPHDAVQTCPLPHYENYLECCPMVPEVLYNAMVHPFLDMTIFGVLWYQGETNEGQDEIYKCQIKALVDSWRKNFNQRSLGETPVDFPFGYVQLATGNPDLVSAQPALRWAQTVGYGYSPNPALPDTFMAVAMDLKDVGTNPLGPYHPRDKQDVAQRLVLGALNVAYGRKNIEFQGPFPTAFEKDQDQKTLTIEYDHGHTPLDIRSNDGFDVCCNTFAPACDGNSTWVKAPITGHDNSHVTVSYAGCGSRRLVGLRYAWKSQPCEFKQCAIYSAESDLPAPIYITKSPPA; encoded by the exons ATGTATTATCTCAGGCCGCACAAAATGGTGAAAACGTCCACATTCTGCGTCCTTTTGATCCTGAGTTTGTACACACTCCAAG CCCATGGCGCCCTCAAGCTGGCCAGCTACTACCGTGACCACATGGTTTTACAGCGAGGACCGCAGCAAGCCGTCCTATGGGGCAATGCAGACACAGAGGGCGACACCGTCACCGCTCAGGTCATAGGTCAGGGGTCAGCAGTCAACACCACCGTGCAGAACGGGAATTGGAAACTGAAGCTGCCCGCCATTAAAGATCCAGGTCCTTTCGTGGTGAACGTCATTTCCGGTGATGGCGGTCACGTGACGCTGAATGACGTGCTCTTCGGCGACGTTTGGTTTTGCTCTGGGCAGAGCAACATGGAGCTAGATATGAATCAG ATTCTGAATTCAGCATACGAGATCCAAAAAGgcattgaaaagaaaaacattcgTTTACTGAAAGTGGCCCATGTCAATAGCACCTCGCCGCAGTATGATACGAAGTACTACATACGTTGGACAGTGCCGAATAAAC AATACCTACCGCAGTTTTCTGccgtctgctttttgtttgcCGAGTACCTGCAATCTCATCTCAACTATCCCATTGGACTTGTGGACTCTGCTTGGGGAGGGACCAGTATAGAGGCCTGGTCCCCCCACGATGCTGTCCAGACCTGTCCACTGCCGCATTATGAAAACTACCT AGAATGTTGTCCGATGGTTCCAGAAGTTCTCTACAACGCCATGGTACACCCGTTTCTTGACATGACCATATTTGGAGTTCTTTGGTACCAAG GTGAAACGAACGAGGGCCAGGACGAAATCTACAAGTGTCAGATTAAGGCCTTGGTGGACAGCTGGAGGAAGAACTTCAACCAGAGGTCACTTGGGGAAACACCTGTCGACTTTCCATTCGGTTACGTGCAG CTGGCTACTGGTAATCCTGACCTTGTGAGCGCTCAGCCGGCCTTGCGCTGGGCCCAGACAGTGGGCTATGGCTACAGCCCCAACCCCGCTCTTCCAGACACTTTCATGGCCGTCGCTATGGACCTCAAAGACGTCGGAACCAATCCTCTAGGACC ATACCACCCGCGAGACAAGCAGGATGTGGCCCAGCGGTTAGTGCTGGGTGCCCTCAACGTGGCCTACGGgcgcaagaacatcgagttCCAGGGTCCATTCCCGACAGCCTTCGAGAAGGATCAGGACCAGAAGACGCTAACCATCGAGTATGATCATGGCCACACGCCACTCGACATCAGAAGTAACGACGGATTCGAT GTCTGCTGCAACACCTTCGCCCCAGCATGCGACGGAAACAGCACGTGGGTGAAAGCACCAATCACAGGCCACGACAACTCCCACGTGACCGTTTCCTACGCCGGATGTGGGTCGCGCCGCCTGGTGGGGCTTCGCTACGCATGGAAATCACAACCTTGCGAGTTCAAACAGTGCGCCATTTATTCCGCTGAGTCGGATTTACCAGCTCCCATCTACATCACTAAGTCACCACCGGCTTAG